The sequence below is a genomic window from Prinia subflava isolate CZ2003 ecotype Zambia chromosome 11, Cam_Psub_1.2, whole genome shotgun sequence.
TAGCACAAAAAGAAGTAATACCCAATTTAAGTTCTGATGTTATAGAGAAGGAGATCCTGAAAGGATCACAGGCAGTTTATTTTCCAGCTCTATTGGGCCAGCACAAGTGAAGCAGACCAGCTCGAGCTCTTGCAAGGGGAAGGCACAAAGAATCCACACATATGTtagaacattaaaaatatacatactTTTAAGTAAATAAAGCAAACATCACAAAATTAACAGCAATTTCAACAGACTGGCAGTTGCCTCAGttgttaaaagaaaatgcaaagacCAGTACAAGGTCCTTCAAGTTCTGTTTTGATATCAGACCATCTCCTTATCCAAaattgcagagcagcagccagcttGACAGCTGCTAACACAGGTCTCCTGTGTTTGAATTATGTACCTGTGTTTgtatttctctttcccttcacAATTCATCTATCAGCTCTGGATTAAAGATATTTAGGAAAGCCATAGGTGGGAAATACAGACTGTTAGAACTAGCTGAAGAAATAAGAGCTAGGAGAAAAGTAAATCTATAGCTCCACAACAGTACTGCTCAGGAATTCCAGGAAGgcagagaaggtgctgaagTGTGCATGTGAAACAGAAGTAGATCTATTCACTACGGCCATGAGATAGAAAGGTTACTCTGTTGGATAGAAAAATACCCTAAAAGCCTTTGCAATAAAGCATGTGTAGGTGTCATTACTTTCTCAGCAGTTAGAATAAATTAGGAAAGGGCGGGACTAAACTCATAAGATAAAGTTTATACCaccagaaagaaataaatacagctaATATACTGAATGTAATGTTccaaacatttttcattctcttttctccctgtgcaaaaattttacataaaaatagaaTGCAGTATCATCTTAAACATGGAACTACCTTCTCATTTGTATGAAAAGCAAATAACCTACCCACTGTCAGAAGGAAAGTGCACATTACCTAGTGATAagatggctgagctgtggcaggaTTTGTCAGCCTGAGTTTATTTAATCTTTGTCAAAGCAAATATTAAGTACATTTTTGTTCAAAATCTGACTTGTGATGCCTGCTTACCTATTTTTAGCTGATGAACTTCTCACAGAAAGGCACAGCCACTGCTATCTGATCTTGCAGTAGGCAAAGTGCTGTTTACCTCACATGAGCCCAGCATTCCTTGTTTCCACAGGCAGTTTAATTAGGATGCATGTTCACCCAACAGAAGCAATGAATGGAGTGGTAAATAATAGTTGGTTGGGCAGTCTGAAGCATTTCATTATCAGGGACTTATTGTAATCATTGtaattaaaaaagataaaaggtCAAACAGGACAGTACCTCAGAACAGGAGCTTGCTTCTCACCAGATAATTTGTTTGAGATTAATGCCACCACACCATTCACAGTCACAATTCAATCCTGTTAGAAAAAGCTTCTTGTGTAGCAGCCCTAAAATGATCCAATTATCATTATGTTAACACAGATCATTTGAGATGCTTTACATGGAATTATCAATGTGCACAACTTCAATAGAAGCATTTAACTGGCCAGTGGTTTTACCTGCTTTGTTGCATTCTGGCAGCATAAAGCTGTATCAGCCATCTACTTCtggagtattttaaaagaatctgCAGTTCTTCCTGTGCAGCAATATCTGCTTTGCACTTGTACAGCCATGATCCTGGGACAAGCAGATGAACTGTGGCAGgtgagaaaaacaggaaaaactgaaGGTGCTATGGGAAAGAGATCACTGCCTGTAAGGAATTCACATTGCTGCGGTGGCCCTCTCTCACTACTCAGCACAGCCATGGGCCCATGCCTTCCAAAAAAATTACCTTCTCCAATTTTGAAGCTTTTACTAATGCTATGAAGTTGTTTGTGCTCAAGGAACCAGATCCACCTGAGGCTGCTCTGAAACTTTAGAATTTCCAGGAAATTTAAAACTTCTGTTTGAGATTAGAAGTGCTTTCCTTAGTGTGCTTCACATGTACAGCTCCTGTGAGGCTCATTCTCACAGCAGCATTCAGATTGTTTTCAGATACCCAGATGGCAATCCATATGTGTTTATCCAAAAGCAACCACATTACGTATTTCTGCTTCCTTGTCATTTACTGCAAATGTTGatgaatttatttattgattGTAATTCCTTAGTATAATGTAAAGCTGATAGCATACCAGACACATCATTTGCACAattccactgacttcagtgtTACATCAAAACCTTTTAACTCCAGGAGGATTACAGAGTCTAACAGAGGTGGATTGAAGTATAATGCTATTTCTTGACAAAATTCTTGATTCTTCATGGAActtgttctgcctttttttaCTTCCCAAGCACTCCAGAATATGCTCTGAGAATTCAATACCTCAGAGTGCCAGATAGTTATTCCCAGCtgaatgtttcttttattttaacacatttctgaaaatgtaatAGAATCACTGTTAGCCTTTCTTGAAAGAACATATGCTATTAATTAGCATCTGCTAAAGCTACTACTGACATGAAACAGTACAGGTCACCAAGTGGGCAGAAAAGGGAAATTGGAAGCAAAACAACATAACACAGTACACTGAAGGGGTGTGTGAGAAGACCATGGGAAAATTGCCTTGGCATCTACACAGAATCAACCCCACCCAAAGGGAATATTCACCCTCAGCTGCATTTGCCTTAGAAACTGGATCTGTCACttagcacacacagagccaaatTGTATCAGTGGCTGGTTAATCTTGTCACTGAGAAACATCTTGCCCAGCCTTAACTGGGCCTGATGCACATTATTGCCAGTCAAACTTGTACAGGTGACCTCCTGAGCAGAAACTTCACTACAGAGTCTCACTGCAAAGTTCTGGGCTGTAATTTTAGTGGGTACATAAGGGAGCAAAGACTGTAAGTCCCAGCCTGTAGCTGGGACAGGGCAAATGTTGTCAGACCTTGATGTTGCAGAACATATCACTTACTGTCAAAGTTACTTTCATAACCAAGGGATGAGATAAAAGGATTTATCTTGAAATCTTTTTATTGTGGTTTCCCTGTCCCAGGGATAGGCTGACCTTCCACAGAGCCAAACATCTTGTATTTGAGATTTGGCACAGTTTGAAAGCCAGGTTTTGCTCAGAATGTACTAGAGTGCCACATGTGATCAGATTTCTTTGTATTGGCTCTTTTTCttgactttttaatttcttagaCATGGCAAAAATAGCTGATGTCATTTTGAGACATCTATGAAGAACAAGACTAATACATAGAATGAATTGACTGGGAAGTGTTGTATGGCACATCTTGACAAAATGTCTATTAGTTGCACTTTAGTAGATACTCTAAACTTGATAGAGTTATCAAGAACCTAAATCTTGACATTACCCTGCTAGTTTTGTAGAAGTGAATCAGGTTATTAATGCAAACATATGCTACAACATAAGCTAAGACAGAGAAATAACAAGTCTTCAAAACGCTGAGAGCCAAAGGGTGACCTTGCTCACAAGACGCTGGGTCCATTCTGGGTTCAGTCCCTGGCTCCTTCAGACTTCCTGTGGGCTTTGCTGAGACAAATCGGTGCCTCACTTCCCTATTAAAACACAATCATTTGTGAAAAGATTTGTCTTCCAACAAGAGCAAGTCAAACATTAAACTCAGTAGCATTCCACACCTAAAAGGAACATCAGTGCTGAACCTCTCAAATAACGAGCAGCCACATCTGAAACAGCATAGCTCTTGTGTCTGTAATGAAGGgcatctctgctttctgcaggcaTCTGGACTGCCCAGGGCCTTAGGGTGGGTCTTACATTTAAAAAggatttctttgctgtttggggtgtgctttattttgttttggaagcCAAAgtatttcagttaatttttgttttaagcaGTACAAGTTGGGTTTGGCTTATAGCTGTCAGGATCCTGCAAACAGCAATAAACACTACTCTGCAATAATAActatcaattttatttttttttttcacatacatTATTTTTCAGGGAAGACTATCTGTTTTTAGACTCTGGAAAGTATGGAGTGTCAGAGTCACACTGTATTACCTGCTTTCTAAAGTCATCAGTCATTAGTCAATAAGGAAATGATTCTTGCAGAACACACAGGCCCTGGCAAACCAAACAGGTGCCCTTTAAAGGAGATTTCTTATCCTTGCTGAACATTTAATATGATCCAGAAACATAGCTTCAGTTCTTGGATACATAAATTCTGTAAGCAACTGAAAATGTACTATGTTCCCCCTTGCATCCTTCTTAAACTCTTTGTACAGTTATTAATGTGCAACTGTTCAGGAGATGTCTGGATTTTCAGAGATTCATTTTCCCTCACTAGAAATATCATTGTTCCAAGCCAGATGGGGAGCTAAGTAACCTCGGAATAGTTAATGTGGTTTTGATACAACAGAATACTAGATTGTGAGTTTACATCTTTCTCTGTGATGTAAAAATTTTCTCAAAGAATTTAGTTCactgtacagaaaaaaatttctagTGATTAATCTCAGAGATACAAATGAGTACCTAATCTAAAGTCACTTATTTTCTTAATTCATTGCAGTTTGTATTTACATACTTAATTAGTATTCAGAGTGCTTGAGTTTAGTTTCTGAGCTATCTGAATAACTTACCTCATTAAATATGTTACCTatttatggaaagaaaataatctaaAGATTCTGCTGAATTTATAGTTATCTGCTATTTTCAGTCTCCCTTATTATTTTTGACATATGTTCACTAAATACTATTATTCTAAATTGGAACTTTGTTAATTGAAAGAGGCTTTTTAGATTTCATTTATGCTAAAAAGAATCTAAAAATGTTCAGCCAACTCCTAACATTCTTAGCTCTGTTTTACTCTGCGAAGTTTGTATTAAAATAGGAATTGGTTGATAAAACACTTGAAGAtggcttattttaaaattcaaagacATTGACACATTGTGTCAGACTTGACCAAAAACTTGACATTTAGTTGAGAAtggttaaaaattaaatccctaacacaaatactgttttcttcctctttttccctcctAGGTGTGAGCtccatattttctttctgaaactaGGTTACAGCTGAAGAGTTCAAGATGATCCCAAATTACTCTGCTGAAGAAACTGTTAAAAGAATCCACGTGGACTGTCCTGTTTCAGGAAGACACAGCTACATCTACATTATGGTTCCGACTGTTTACAGCATCATCTTTATCATAGGCATATTCGGGAACAGCCTGGTCGTTATCGTCATTTACTGctacatgaaattaaaaacagtAGCCAGCATCTTTCTTCTCAACCTGGCGCTGGCCGACCTGTGTTTCCTGATAACTCTGCCCCTCTGGGCGGCCTACACGGCCATGGAGTACCAGTGGCCTTTTGGCAACTGCTTGTGCAAGCTGGCCTCGGCGGGGATCAGTTTCAACCTGTACGCCAGCGTGTTCCTGCTGACGTGCCTGAGCATCGACCGCTACCTGGCCATCGTGCACCCGGTGCGCTCGCGGGTGCGCCGCACCATCTTCGTGGCCCGCGCCACCTGCGTGGCCATCTGGCTGCTGGCCGGCGTGGCCAGCCTGCCCGTCATCATCCACCGCAACATCTTCTTTGCAGAGAACCTCAACATGACGGTCTGCGGCTTTCGCTACGAGAGCAATAACACCACGCTCCGGGTCGGGTTGGGCTTGTCCAAAAATCTGCTGGGCTTTTTGATTCCTTTCCTGATCATATTAACAAGCTACACCTTAATTTGGAAGACTCTGAAGAAGGCGTATCAAATTCAAAAAAATAAGACTAGAAATGATGATATTTTTAAGATGATTGTGgcaattgtatttttctttttcttttcctggattCCTCATCAAGTGTTCACTTTTTTGGATGTGTTGATTCAACTACATGTAATAACAGATTGCAAAATCACCGATATTGTGGATACAGCTATGCCCTTCACCATCTGTATCGCTTACTTTAACAACTGTCTGAATCcctttttttatgttttttttggaaagaactttaaaaaatacttctttcagCTAATAAAATACATCCCACCAAACGTCAGCACACATCCAAGCTTAACAACCAAAATGAGCTCCCTCTCCTATCGGCCACCAGAAAATATCCGCTTGCACACCAAAAAGACTGCCGGGCCTTTCGATACCGACTGAGGCGTTTCGCAGAGTTCTTCTTTCGAACAACCTTGCGTGTGTAGCAGCAAGAACAACAAGATTCATCTGCGGTCCTGAACATCACGGTTCATTACAGCAACACTGGATCACCTCAGAGAAATCATACTGTAGAGAGTCAGCAGTGGCCTTTCATCTTACATTGTAAAGAGGACTGCTTCGTTCtcattttctttactgaaagcAGCACAAGTGTTGGACAGGCGTGTCAGAGTTCCTGCCAGGATCCCACTGTTTGCTTGGAGCTACGAAAGAAGGGGAGGGAAAACTCCTAACTTGAGTTCACAGgtgtttcaaaaggaaaaacttgtacaaataacacaaaatacaaagaacCTGATTTGCATATATGTGAGCTATTCTGTTGGAGGAGTGGcgttttgtttcttgttttgttggtttgttttgtttttttttaattatataaatGTCCTATAAtcatatttataatatattttcaaatatatgcTATATATAGAGGCCCAATTTTAAACTCAAATTGAAATTTAAGGTCCTTGAAATTGGTCTTATTCTGATTTATGCTACTATTTTTTATGgcaatttttttcataatatatgcaataaaatgcagatttatttattaaatatagaatatatatatttctagaTTTATATTCCTACTCATACATTTCAAACATTCCTTCAGAAATGTACATTTATATCCCAGTGGGTATTTTTATAGTAGTTTAAAAACCCACCTCTATATGGGCACACAGAAATGAGGTTCACTCAGCCTTTCGTCATGATAAGCCACCCTGACTTTGAAGAACTTTACATGTAGAGGGAGTTGACTCTGTACTCTTTATGACTAAAAGtaaaattctgtatttgaaaacatgagtcctGGGAAAGAGATGATCAGAAAACTTTAAACTACTTTTGTGTTATAACCAGGACACTCAGTGAGAGAAGTTACCAACTAATCAAATCCACTTAGTTTTTCAAATTCCTGCACATTTAGTAAACTCATATATTGATAAGCAAAAATGTGGCAATGTTTATGTATCTGTTTAACTAATAATACTTTTAGTCCCATCACAGAACACCTAAGATCAAACTTTACTCTTGGCTTTTCAGAATTTCTCTccatttatataaaattatatccAAGGTATTTGCTCCCtttacaacattttttttatttatatggaACAAATTCAGATTTATACTAGCATAAATCAGAACTAAAGTCTGGTTCAAACTCTCAACACAAatcaagaagaaaggtgataaGCACTGTAGGAAGTTTCCACCAATGATATCTTCATATATGTCCTTTTTCCCTCAAATAATGAACTTCAGATAATATTTATGCTTGATTCACACCCATTTATGATCCTCAAAGATAAATGAGTTCATAAGTACTTTTTGACATtacaaacttcagaaaaaatccaaaactttACATATGTCATGTAGAAAATTACATGCCCCTTGAGAATTTGCAGTATTTGTAATAATACATCTAATGTGGCTTAGTCTCAAGTAGTGAGTGGATGGATTATCCATATTTTCTGATGatcaaaagcaaaacacaacaaaacagtTATTACTGTAGTTTAAtactttttaaggaaaaaatgggaCAACAACCAGATCTAGAAATCTTCCTACTCTTCCATTTGCTTATGCTAATGAaagtttttttcagttttgcctttgttcttccagctgcaaaaatgggaaaatgtgtCTACTCATATACATTGCAAGGCACTGTGACAAGCCATAACTTCTAAAGCTGTATGTTAAAACATAGCTCCTTCATTAAAACATCAATTTAATTGCAAGCTAGTATCCCAACATATGAAGCCTTAACATCATTTAACTATATCATTTAAAGACATATTTAAATTGTTATACAGAACACTTCCTATTTAGCTTACATCCTTATGTGTGAGGCAGCCATTTGCTTGAACAAGGCAATAACCCCATGCATTATCAACACCACCCAGAGCAGGACTAGTGCCCCAGAACTCTAAGGTGGCAAAGGACTGGCAGAGATTGCTGTTTATCTGTGTATTTTGTTCATGGACACACATGCACATGCTGAGCAGCATCGGGAACTTCCCCTAGCAGAAGCATCTCTGTCCAGCCATAATTCTGCGTGCTGTGCTTGCCACCTGCTGGATGCAGCCACAAATTTGCTTTACATCTCAAAAGTTGTTACAGAAAGAAACAGCAACACTTCCCTGCCACCTGAAGGATATGAAGATCCTCACCTGTGGCAAAATTCCTGTATGAATAAAACACAAACTTGTCCATCTGGGAGGCCAGTAAATTCCTTGAGAGGGTCTAAGCAAGCATTTCCTCATCATCTGCTCATCCCTTTGGTCACTGAAATCCAGCATCCCCAGTGACCACAATAGGGAGCTCATTTGCAAAACATTGATGGCATTACTACAAGAGCCATTTCAAAGAGGACATAAAAATCAAAGCCATTGGTTACTGATCTTGGTCATTTCATGCCAGAGCCTGCAGTTTTAAGAGGCTGTGTTCCTAAGCTACTGGTGCCACCTGCATCTGCCTGTGCCATGTAAAAAGCAGGAGCATGCACAGCTGTGTTACTGGAGGAAAGGTAGGAAGGGACTGCACCTGGTGTGCCCTGAGGGCAGCACTGACCCTGAACCAAAAGGCAAAGAAGGTGGAGGGGAAAGCTTTCCTAAATAATGCAGGGAAATTTCTGTTCTCCTAAGGAGTAAGTAAACAATGATCAACCCCCAAATAtgctagttaaaaaaaaaagaaaacaaaaatacagcaaatcaGCAGATACTGAAAAGAATCTAGAGATAAAAGTCTCCAGCAACTCATACTGGTAGGTTTTGGAGCACAGAGTTACTGTGTACAGCCAGATGCTGCAGTTTCACAACACCCCAAACTGACAGCTAAGGGAAAAACCCACAGCACGGACACCCACACCACTTCCT
It includes:
- the AGTR1 gene encoding type-1 angiotensin II receptor, which translates into the protein MIPNYSAEETVKRIHVDCPVSGRHSYIYIMVPTVYSIIFIIGIFGNSLVVIVIYCYMKLKTVASIFLLNLALADLCFLITLPLWAAYTAMEYQWPFGNCLCKLASAGISFNLYASVFLLTCLSIDRYLAIVHPVRSRVRRTIFVARATCVAIWLLAGVASLPVIIHRNIFFAENLNMTVCGFRYESNNTTLRVGLGLSKNLLGFLIPFLIILTSYTLIWKTLKKAYQIQKNKTRNDDIFKMIVAIVFFFFFSWIPHQVFTFLDVLIQLHVITDCKITDIVDTAMPFTICIAYFNNCLNPFFYVFFGKNFKKYFFQLIKYIPPNVSTHPSLTTKMSSLSYRPPENIRLHTKKTAGPFDTD